The following coding sequences lie in one Rutidosis leptorrhynchoides isolate AG116_Rl617_1_P2 chromosome 4, CSIRO_AGI_Rlap_v1, whole genome shotgun sequence genomic window:
- the LOC139844328 gene encoding coatomer subunit delta-2-like, with protein sequence MVVLAASITSKSGKALVSRQFVDMSRIRIEGLLAAFPKLVGSGKQHTYVETENVRYVYQPIESLYLLLVTNKQSNILEDLDTLRLLSKVVPEYSPSLDEEGICKNAFELIFAFDEAISLGHKENVTVAQVKQYCEMESHEERLHKLVLQSKINETKDAMRRKANEIDKSKIERGKLDKGGFSSMGSMGSLGRMDSGYVNDTSIGNNTFGGGSGFGLSSDVDSFSSKSKGRPSAAVSAPSKGMGMKLGKSQKANQFLESLKAEGEDIVEDVRPSANSSRSAVAPPTDPITLTTEEKLNVTLKRDGGLSNFDVQGTLSLQILNQDDGFIQVQIESGDNPEIKFKTHPNINKELFASENILGSKDPNRPFPAGQSGDGLGLLKWRLQSKDESDVPLTINCWPSVSGNETDVSIEYEASSTFDLQNVVISVPLPALREAPTVKNVDGEWRYDSRNSMLEWSILLIDDSNRSGSMEFVVPSADTSAFFPISVRFSATSTFSNMKVVSILPLKDGAAPKFAQRTQLLTDSYQVV encoded by the exons CACTTGTTTCAAGGCAGTTTGTTGACATGTCTCGTATTCGAATTGAGGGGCTTCTTGCAGCTTTTCCTAAGTTGGTTGGGAGTGGGAAACAGCATACTTACGTTGAGACCGAGAATGTGCGCTATGTCTACCAGCCGATCGAGAGCTTGTATCTGCTACTCGTGACTAACAAGCAAAGCAATATTCTTGAGGATCTCGATACACTGAGGCTTCTCTCTAAAGTT GTCCCTGAGTACTCTCCCTCATTAGATGAAGAAGGCATCTGCAAGAATGCTTTTGAGCTGATTTTTGCTTTTGATGAAGCCATTTCTCTTGGACACAAAGAGAATGTAACTGTTGCACAAGTGAAGCAATACTGTGAGATGGAGAGTCATGAGGAGAGGTTGCACAAACTGGTATTACAGAGCAAAATAAATGAAACCAAGGATGCTATGAGGCGTAAAGCCAATGAGATTGATAAAAGCAAG ATTGAAAGAGGTAAATTGGACAAAGGTGGCTTTTCATCAATGGGTTCTATGGGTTCACTTGGACGAATGGATAGTGGTTATGTTAATGATACGAGTATCGGTAATAATACTTTTGGAGGTGGTTCTGGATTTGGATTAAGCTCTGACGTCGACTCCTTCTCAAGCAAATCTAAAG GTCGACCAAGTGCAGCTGTTAGTGCTCCAAGTAAAGGAATGGGTATGAAGCTTGGTAAATCACAAAAGGCAAACCAGTTTCTGGAATCACTTAAAGCTGAGGGTGAAGATATTGTGGAAGACGTCAGACCAAGTGCTAACTCAAGCAGATCAGCTGTTGCACCACCTACTGACCCTATCACTTTGACAACTGAAGAAAAACTTAATGTAACACTGAAGAGAGATGGTGGTCTTAGTAATTTTGATGTGCAGGGAACCTTATCTCTCCAAATACTTAACCAGGATGATGGGTTTATTCAAGTTCAG ATTGAGAGTGGGGATAATCCGGAAATCAAATTCAAGACACATCCCAACATCAACAAAGAGCTGTTTGCCAGTGAAAACATTCTGGGTTCCAAGGATCCTAACCGCCCATTTCCAGCCGGACAGTCCGGTGATGGTCTTGGCCTTCTGAAGTGGAGGTTGCAAAGTAAAGATGAGTCTGATGTTCCTCTGACAA TTAACTGCTGGCCTTCCGTTTCTGGAAATGAGACTGACGTTAGCATTGAGTATGAAGCTTCATCAACCTTTGACTTGCAAAATGTTGTTATCTCGGTTCCTCTTCCGGCTCTCAGAGAGGCACCAACTGTTAAGAATGTTGATGGAGAATGGAG GTATGACTCCAGAAATTCGATGTTGGAATGGTCTATCCTTCTCATTGATGACTCAAACCGCAG TGGTTCAATGGAGTTTGTTGTTCCTTCTGCTGATACCTCAGCTTTCTTCCCCATTTCTGTGCGCTTCTCCGCAACAAGTACTTTCAGCAACATGAAG GTTGTGAGCATACTCCCACTCAAAGATGGAGCTGCTCCAAAGTTTGCCCAGAGAACACAGTTGCTCACCGATAGCTACCAAGTTGTTTGA